GGAGCAGGCCGTTGACCACCAAGGTGTCGTACGTCAGCAGCTCCACCGCCTGCTTCTCCAGCTGCGCCATCCCCTGGAAGAAGACCGGATACTGCGCCCTCTCCAGCTGGTCCTTCCAGACCGTCAGCAGCCCGCCCCCGTCGAGTGCTTCGTCCGCCCGATCGATCGCCCTCGGCGGCGGGATCCTCCGCCCCTGCTCGAAGGAGGCGATCGTCGACGCCGAGTAGCCCAGCCGCTTGCCCAGCTCCTCCCGTTCCATCTTCGCCCGCACCCGCAGCGTCTTCAGGCTCTGTCCGAACGCCGCCACCACACCTTTGCCGGACTTGTCCGCCGCCGGGCCGACCTCGCCCTCGGGTTCTTCCTCCGCCATCGCGCCCCGCCTCTCGTACCGGCCCCGACACGGCACGTACAAGCCCATCGCGTCGGTGCGTCACCACTGGTCACGCTACGCCACCAAGAGGAGCTTGGGAGGCATGACGAGCAACAACGACAGCCCCACTATCACCACCCAACTCTCGGGCGTCTCGCCTTACTTGGGCAGCCGGATCTTCTCCCTGCGGTTCACCTCCACGCCCCGGGGCGCACGGCTCGCGCGCCGGCTCGTCGCCGTCCGGCTGGACGAGTGGGGTGTCCCGTACGGGACCGGGGCGCACGAGACCGTCGTGCTGGTCGCGGCCGAGCTGGCGGCGAACGCGGTGCGGCACGGGCATGTGCCGGGCCGGGACTTCCACCTGCTGCTGCGGGTCGCGGACGTCGCGCGGATCGAGGTGAGCGACACGCGGGCGGAGCGCGTTCCGCCCCGTCCCGGCCGCCTTCCGGAGCCGGAACTCCTGGAAGGCGGCCGGGGGTTGCTCCTCGTCGAGGCGCTCGCCGACCGGTGGGGGTGGTGCCCGAGGCTCCGGGCGCCGGGGAAGACGGTGTGGGCGGAGTGCGCCCTCACCTGAGGGGCGGGCTAGAAGACGGAGTTGTAGGACGAGTCCTGTGTCAGGGACACGGACACACCGCGCTTGAAGGGAGCCGACCAGTTGCCCGTGCCCGCGTAGAAGGTCTCGTCGCCGTTCGAGGCGATGAGGTCGGCGCGGCCGTCGCCGTTGGCGTCACCGACGGCGGTGAGCGCGGTGAATGCACCCCACCCGGAGCCGACCTTCGTGCGGGAGGCGAAGGTGCCGTCGCCCTTGCCGAGGTACAGCCAGAGGACTCCGGCCTTGTCACGGGCGAGGAGGTCTCCGGCCGGGCCGCCGGCGAGGTTGCCGGTGGCGGTGAGCTGGTTGTAGGCGCCCCAGCCGCCGCCGATCTTCTTGCGGGCCGCGAACGGCGCGGTGGCCGAGCCCGTGCCCCTGTACAGGTACAGGTCGCCCGCCTTGTCGGTCACGACCAGGTCCGCGCGGCCGTCGCCGGTCAGGTCGCTGCCGCCCGCCAGCTCGTTGTAGGCCTGCCAGCCCGCGCCGATCTTCGTACGGCCCGCGAGCGGCTTGTCGCGGTCGCCGGTGCCCTGGTAGAGCCAGAGGACGCCGGCGCGGTCCCGGGCGACGACGTCGGGAGCGGCCGAGCCCGCGATGTTCCCGACGCTCTCCATCCGGTCGTACGTGCCCCAGCCGCTGCCGACCCGCGAGGCGCCCGCGTCCGCCAGGGAGCCGCCGGGGGCGGTGGGCCGGGTGCCGAAGCGCCACAGGACACCGTCGGGGTCCCGGACGAGGAGGTCGGCCGTGCCGTCGTCGTCGTAGTCGTGCGGGGCGGCGGGCCGGGTCACGGTGAACCGGCCGGTGGTGACCAGCTCCGGGCCGATGCCCTCGTCCGGGCGGGCGGTGAGCTTCCACTCGTACTCGCCGTTGCGGGCGGGACGCGCCCAGTCCGGGCCCTCCAGGTCCTTGCCGTCCCAGTGCCAGGTGAGGTGGCGCGGGGTCCCGGTTGCGGGGCCGTCCTGGGCGGACCATCCGGCCCTCACCGTCTGACCGCTGAGCACGTGGGTCAGGGTCAGCCACACCTCGCTGTCCGCCCGGGACAGGTCCCAGCTGAAGTCGACTCCGCGCGCCACCTCGTCGCCGGTGAGCGTCTTCGGGGTGACGGAGCCGGAGAGGGTCACGACGGTCGACTGCCCCGTGGAGGCGACGAGTTCGACGTCCGGGCGGCCGCCGTCGGCGCGCGGCGAGATCCGGTAGAGGCCCTCGCCCTGCTCGGGGGTGCCCCCGCGCACCAGGAGCGAGCCGCCGGGTCCGGCGACGGCGGAGGAGAAGGCGGTGAGGAGAGCGGCCTTCTCCCCGGTCTCGACCGACTGGACGGTGAAGGGCCGCTTCGTCGGGTTGTCCCCGCCAGGCGCGTAGGTGGAGGACTCGATGTGGGCCTTCTGGCCGGACGCCATCCAGCTGCCGACCAGGTACATCGGGTCGGACAGGTCGTCGTCCGACGGGAACCACAGCTCGTCGGTGGTGCCGCGCCGATAGGCGACGATCCCGTGGACGGCCCTGCCTCCCGACATCCGCGCCTCCCGCCAGGCCACGTGCGTGGCGGAGACGGCGCCGTCCCGGGCCCACTCGTCCGTGGTCTGGGCGTACCAGCGCGTCGTGTCCGTGGCGAGGTCGACGAGGACCTTGACCTCCGTCCCGGTCTGTTCGAGGCGGCACTCGTACAGCGCGGAACCGGTGTCGGTCCAGCCCTCGTGGCCGTCGTAGCAGTCGAGTCCGGCGGATCCGGCAACCCATCGGGGCTTCGGGGTGCCGCCATCGAGCGTGGCGGCGTACTGCTTCACGCCGTCTGCCTCTCGTTTCCCGAGGAGCATGGTGTGGCCGGCCAGGCCCTCGAAGAAGTAGCCGGAACCGAGCGCGTCGAGGTTCACCTCCTGCGGGGCAGGGGCGGTCGTGGCGGGCGTCGACAGGTCGTAGACGCGCACCACCCGGCCGGCGACCGGGGCGGACCGGTCGACGGTGACGACGAGGTCCGAGCCGCCGGCGGCGGAGGCGGTGGTGGCGCCGGGCAGGACGACCGACGAGCCGTCCGCGTACCAGGTCCAGCGGAATTCCGGTGTGCTGCCGCGGGTCTTCGACAGGAAGCCGTTCGGGCCCGCGCCGACGACGTCCGCGTTGCGCGGGAACGGCACAGTGGTCTGCTGGGCCTCCTGCGCGGCGGCCGGCGCGGCGGCGGTGGCCGGGAGTGTGGTGAGTGCGCCGCCCGTGGCGGCGAGGACGATGGTGACGGCGGTGGCCGCGAGTCGGCGGCCGCGCACGCGTGCGTGGTTCATGTACGGGTTCCCTCCCCTGAAGGAACGACGTTAGCCGTCCCTCCGGTCACCGCTCCCACCCACCCCCCCGCCCCCACCAGCAGCGGAACCACTGCCAGCAACTCCCCCACCGCCCCCGTCCACAGCGCCGCCCGCACTCCCGCGTACTGCCCCACCAGCCCGCCCGCCAGGGCGCCCAGCGGCATGCAGCCCCAGACCACGAAGCGGAACGTCGCCGTCACGCGGCCGAGGAGGGGGGCCGGGGTGAGGCGCTGGCGGAGGGTCAACGAGCTGATCTTGAAGGTCATGAAGGCGGTCCAGCCGAGGCCCTGGAGCACGCACGCCACCGCGTACCGCCCGTCCGTCTGGAAGAACGGCAGCGCGAGCAGCCACAGCACTCCGCTCACCAGCACGGACGCGCACATCGCGCGCGCCTCGCCGAGGCGGGCCGCGATCCGGGTCGTGAGGAGACTGCCGAGGAATCCGCCGAGCGCCTCCGCCGTGAACACCAGGCCGCACAGGAACGGCGACAGGCCCAGGTCCCCCGCGAGCAGGACCAGGAGCATGGACGCGCCGATCGTGCCGCACAGGTTGGAGATCGCGGCCGTCAGCGTCAGCGCCCTCAGCAGCCGGTCCCGGAACACGAACCGCAGGCCCTCCGCGATCTCGCCCCGCAGCCGCGCCCCGTGGACCCGCTCCGGCCGGGGGTCCGGGCGGCGGATCCGGGACAGGAGCAGCGCGGAGACCAGGAAGCTGACCGCGTCGACGGCGAGCGCCACCGGCGCGGTCACCGCCGCGACGAGCGCACCGCCCGCGCCGGGCCCGCCCGCCGCCGTGACCGTACGGCTCGCCTCCAGGGCCACGTTCGCGTCCACGAGGCGGTCCTCGTCGACCAGTTGGGGCAGATGGCTCTGGTACGCGATGTCGAAGAAGGCCGTGCAGACGGACAACCCGAAGGCGACCGCGTAGAGATGGGGGAGCGTGAGGGCGTCCAGCCACGCGGCGAGCGGCAGGGTCGCGAGGAGGGCGGCCCGGCCCAGGTCCCCCACGATCATCACGCGGCGCCGGCGCATCCGGTCCACCCACGCCCCGGCCGGCAGCCCGAGGAGCAGGAAGCCCAGGTACTCGCACATCACCAGGAGTCCCGCCTCGAAGGGCGACGCGTCGAGCGGCCCGATGGCCACGAGCGGAAGCGCGAGGACGGTGACGGCGGTTCCGGCCTGGCTCACGGTGTCGCCGATCCACAGCCGGCGGAAGTCCGGCAGCCGGAGGAGCCGGGATTCAAGGGTGGTGGTCATGTCGGCGAACACCATCACCACCGGCCCGACCCGACCATTGTTTTAGTCTGGGCGAAAAGCTCGTACGGGAGGCCCGCGTGGGAGAGATACGGTTCGGCGTCGACGATCTGGCGCAGCTCCGGTTCGCCCTGTCACCCCTCCGGGAGTCCGTCGCCGCCCTGCGCGCCTCCGCCGACCCGGGCGGCCACGCGATCCATCTCCCGTGGATCAAAAAGGCGTTGACCGTGGGGCATGAGCGCACGGCGCTGCTCCCGCACCTGCCGGAGCTCGAAGCCCTCGTCCCTCCCCCGCGCTGTCCCCTCGCCGAGATCGAGGAGGAGCTCATCCTGACCCCGCCCGGCCACCGGGAGGCTCTGCTCGCCTGGTGGCGGGCCGGGGTGCGTCCTTACTGGCCCCGGATCAGGGCCGTCCTGGAGGCCGACCTCGCGTACCGCACCCGGCAGCTCGCCGAGGACGGCATCCAGGAGGTCTTCGCCCATCTGCACCCGAGCCTGCGGTGGGCGGAGGACCGGCTCACCGGGGCCGGCCTCCCGGCCGGGGGCCTCGCCCTGGACGGCGGCGGGATCACCCTCGCCCCGAGCGCCTTCACGAACCGCTGCGTCCTGCTCCCCGCGCGGCACGGCGTCGCGCCGTGCCTCGTCTATCCGGTACGGGCCGTCGGCACCCTGTGGGAGCGGAACGCCGAGCCGGGCGACGGGCTGGCGCGGCTCCTCGGGCGCAGCAGGGCGGGACTCCTGGGCCGTACGAGCACCCCGACGACCACCACCGGCCTGGCCCTGCAGACCGGTCTGAGCGTCGGCGCGGTCTCGCAGCACCTCGCCGTGCTGCGGGACGCGGGCCTGGTGACCTCGCACCGGTACCGGCGCGAGGTGTACTACCGGGCGAGCGAGCTCGGCGAGGCACTGCTCGGCCGCGCCACCGCCTAGCCTTCCCGGCGAGGCACTGCTCGGCCGCGTCTCCTGGGCGTTCCCGGCGAGGAGGGCCGGTTACTGCATGAGTTCCCTGTGAGGGTGCCCGGGGTCCATCGGGCAGTAGTAGATCTGCTGGTCGTGGAGGTCGGCGATCTGGATCGCGGTGGGTCGGCGGGCGAGGTCGCGCACGTGGTTCCGGGGAGAGGCCGCAGCGGTCTCGTCCTCGTACGGGATCCAGCTCTGCCCGCCGCCGTCCCATTCGACCGAGGCGATGGTCAGCAACGGGTCCATGTCGGTGCCGCAGGAGAGACAGGGCCGGGGCCACGGGTCGACGTATCCCCATCTGGGGTGGCCGCCGGTCTTCCAGCCCGGGGCGACGGACAGGTCGCCGGCGTAGTACGAATCGAGGTGAGGAGCGAACCCGGCGTCGATGCGGGCGCCGGCTGCCTGCCACCTGCTCCGGTCCTTCAGCTGCTCCTGCAGCTCCTTGCTCAGGTCCGGAGGGGTGGGGTACTCGATGACCTGCTCCGGCGCGAGCACACACGGCACGGGTACATAGAGCTCCTCCGCCGCGTACGGCTCCGGGGGCGAGGTGAGGATCTCGGTCACGTCGGCCGTCGAGCGCCAGAACACCGCGGTCCTGGGCATCCACTGCTCCTGCTCCGGGTGGTCGAAGGGGCACCACAGCACCTGGAGCAGATCGGCCTTCGATCCCCCGGGCGGGTGCGGCAGGAGGACGTCCCGCGCGTACAGCTGCGCGACGGGGAGCATGGGGACCAGGTGGTCGGTCTCTTCCTCGTCCCAGCCCGGGTTGTTGAACCGCTCCATGATCGCCAACTCTTCCGGCGTGTGGTCGTCTGCGCGCGGATCGTCCGGGTTCTTCGCCTTCCTCACCCGGCGCTGCTGGTCCACGCGCACGATGTCCAGGAATGCACCTCCGGACTCGTGCGGGCCGTCACAGTGCGGCCACGGCTCGTCGGCGGGCCACAGCAGAGGCCCGCCGACCGAGCTGTCGTACGGTGTCGGATTCCCCGGGCGCGGATGCAGCCGCGTCGCTCGGCGAGCCAACGGAGCCAGTTCGGGAAAGACCGCAGCGACATCCACCGCCCGCGGCGGCGTGGTTCGAGTCATCAGGACGGACCTCCTACACGGACCCGCGCGGGATCGACAGGCAGAACGGGTGTCCCGCCGGGTCCAGGACCACCCGCCACCGGTCCGGCCGGGGCTGCTCGGCGGGGACGGTCGCGCCCCACTCCACCAGGCGGGCCGTGGCCTCGTCCAGGTCGTCGACGTCGAAGTCGAGGTGCAGCTGCTGCGGGACCTCCTGGTCCGGCCAGGACGGCGGCCGGTAGCCGTCGACGCGCTGGAAGCCGAGGAACAGGCCGCCGTCCGCGCCGCGCAGTCCCGCGAACTCCTCGTCGGACCGGTCGGCGAGCGGGATGCCCGTGGCCCGGTGGTAGAACGCGGCCAGGGCCATGGGGTCGGCGCAGTCGAGCGTGACCGCCGTCAGTTTCATGAGCATGAAGGGACTCCGGGTGCGGTGAAGTGGGAGCGTCGATGGGCCGCGACGCGTTCGCGGGTCGCGCAGCGGCGGGAGCAGTAGCGGCGTTCCGGACCGCTGCCCAGGGTGATGAAGACGTTCTGGCAGCCGGGTGAGGCGCAGATCCTGCCGGGCGGGCGCTGCCGGTCCCAGACGAGGACGGTCAGGGCCATGCAGGACGAGGCGAGGAGCCACTCGCCCCAGGGCGCGTCGTCGTCGCGGTCGAGGTGGGGGTGCCAGGGGGTGCTGCCGCCGTGCGAGGTGAGGCGGAGCGGCCCGGTGTGGTCCCGCAGGAGGCGGTTGAGGGAGGCTGCGGCGTCGTCGACGCGCTCGGCTGCGAAGACCTGCCGCAGGAGTGCGGCGGCCGTGCGCATCCCGGCCACGTCGCGGCTGGTGAGGTCGACGGGGCCGGTCTCGCCGTACTCGCGGAGCACGGCGGCGACCTCGGCCGGGTCGGGGTGGTCGTCGGCGAGGGCGTTGACCAGGGCGGCGGTCCGTCGGGCCGTGGTCAGTACGGAGTGCCGGGTGGACCAGTCGTCGCGGTGGGAGAGCACCGGGGGAATGTAACGCATCTTGCCGAGTTTTGAGTTACCTCCGTAACGTCTCGGCGATGAGAAGGCGTTACCTCCTCCGCTTCTATCTCGCCGGAACCGTGGCCGCTCGTGCCGGGGACGAGATGTCGGGGCCGGCACTGATGCTGGCGGGGTTCGCCCTGGCCGGGTCGACCGTCGAAGCGTCGTCGCTGCTCGCCGGCATCACGCTCTCCGCGGCGGTGGGAGGGCCGGTGCTCGGTGTGCTCCTCGACAGAGCAGGACGGCCGGGGCGCCTGCTGGCCGGGGCCCTCGTCCTGTACGCGGCGGGGCTGGCGGTGATCCTCGTGGGACTCGGCCGCTTGCCGTTCACGGTCACCCTCCTGGTCGCAGGGGTGACAGGGCTGCTGGGACCGGCCCTGTCGGGGGGCTGGACGGCCCAGCTTCCGCGCGTGGTGCCGGGCGACCGCCTGCCCCGGGCGAACGCGCTCGACGCCATGACGTTCAGCCTGGCGAGCCTGGTCGGCCCGGCCCTCGCCGGCGGCGTGGCAGAGGTGCTGGGAGCCCCGACGGCCGTGGTCGTCTCCGTCGTGCTCATCTCCTCGGCGCTGCCCGCCGCATGGACGCTGCCCGCCCGCCCCGGGCGCGCGCCGGGCGTTCCGGCGGCCTCGGTGGTCAGCGACCTCGCCGCCGGAATGCGGGTCATCGCCGGACGGCCGCCCTTGGCACGGGCGACCCTCAGCTCGGTCGTCTCCTGTGTCGCCCAGGGCATGCTGACGGCGTGCCTCCCGCTCCTTGGCGACCGCGTGCTGGGCGGAGCCGGTCGGGGCGCGGTGCTGCTCTCCTGCACGGCGGTCTCGGCCCTGGTGGCCAACGCCGTACTCTCCCGGTTTCCGCGGGCGTTGCCCCCCGACACGGTCATCTGGGCCGGCGCCCTGGTCCAGGCTGCCGCACTGGCCCTGGCCGCCGTGGGGTCGCCCCTCGCGCTCGTCGTGGCCGTACTCGTCGCGGGGATCGGTGAAGGTCCCCAGCTGGCCGCCCTGTTCGACGTTCGCCACCGGGAGACCCCGGATCACCTGCGAGGCCAGATCTTCACCACCGGCGCCAGCCTGAAGATCACCGGATTCGCCCTGGGGGCAGCGGCTGCCGGACCCCTCGCGACGTGGTCCCTTCCCGGCACTCTGGCGCTCGCGGCGAGTGCGGCGGTCCTCGCCGCAGTGGCCTTCTTCGCGATCCCGTCGGCCACTTCGGAATGAGCGGCACGGTCCGCACCGGCTAGGAGGGGTCGGCGTCGGTCCCCTGGGCCGGCTTCTCCTCCTGGCCCTCCGGGTCCTCCTCGCCCCCCGGGTCCTCCTCACCCTTCGGCTCCGGGGCGGTCGGACGGCCCGTCAGTGCGGCCAGCGAGTTGCGGATGTGCTCCATGTGGGAGTGGATCTCGTCCCGCGCCTCCCCGTGCTCCCGCAGCACCCGCTCCGTCTCCCGCTCGACCCGCTCCGCCTTCACCCCGGCCTCGGCGCGCAACTCCTCCGCGCGGGCCTCGGCGTCCTCCTGGCCGTGCCGGGCCCGCTCCTCCGTCTCGGCCAGCGCCCGCTGCGCCTCCGCGAGCCCCGCCTCCGCCACCGCGACCAGTTCCTCGTGGCGGGCGTCCAGGGCCACCGCCTCCGCCTCGGCCGTGCGCTCCGCCTCCTCCCGTACCGCCGTCTGCTCCGCGCGCTGCTCCGCCCGCAGGGCCTCCGCGCGCCGCACGGTCTCCTCGAACTCCTCCCGGGCCGCCGTCCGCGCGCCCTCCGCGTCCCGCCGCGCGATCGTCGACGTCTCCTCGGCCCGCCCGCGCGCCTCCTCCAGGGCCGCACGGGCCGCCGCGTCCGCCGCCGCCCGCACGCCCTCCGCGTACGCCGCGGCGGCCTCCGCCGCTTCCCGGGCCGCCTGCTCGGCGGCCTCCGCGAGGGCCTGGGCCTCCGCCTCGGCGGCCCGGACCAGCCGCTCGTCCTCCTGCTCGGCCAGCTCCAGGATCTTCTGCGCGGCCTCGCCGAGGACCTCGTACCGATGCGGAACGAGCTGCTTGACGGCCAGACGGAGCCCCGCGGCCTCCGCCTCCATCTCCTTCGCCAGGACCGTGAGCCGCGCCGCCCGCTCCCAGGCGGCGTCGCGCTCCTCGGAGAGCGCGGCGAGATGGCGGTCGACCTGCTCGGGCCGGTACCCGCGCCCCCGTCCGACGGCGAAACTCATCCCTGACGCCCCTTCCCATTGGCCTCGAACAACCAGGATGCGTCATCAGAACGGACAAAAGGCGCCCAACGTGCACGCACGTCGAGCGCCTTTCGTCACATTCGGTTCGGTTCTGCCTACAGAAGGACTACAGCAGACCGTCCCACATCTGCTCAAGGAGCACCGACCACCAGTTCTCCGGCGACGACAGCGCCGCCGGGTCCAGCATCGCCAACTGCGCCTGGAAATCGACCGTCCAACGGCCCGCCTGCTCCGGGTTCAACCCGAACCGCAGCCGCCACATCCGCCCGAGCAGCGCCATCGACCGCGTGAACTCCGGCAGCCCCGTGTTCACGAACTGCGGCGGCACCGACTGCCCGCCAGGACCGGCCTCCACCGGCACCGCCACGATGTGCGCGGTCCCGTACTGGACACAGACCGCCCGGCCGAAGTCCGAACCGAGCACCAGATACGAACTCGCGTCCGGCGCCGCCGGCACCTGCCGCTGCGCCGCCAGCTCCGCCAGCGTCGGCACCACCGGAATCGCCGGCTGCGCCCAGAAGAACGGCCCGAAGTCCGCCGGAAGCCCCGCCCACACCAGCGTGCGCGCCACGACCTCCGGCACACCCTGCCGGGACACCGCCCGCTGGTCGAAACGGAGGATCCCCGGACCGAACGCACCCGCCAGCTCCTGCGCGATCCCCTCCGGGGGAATCGGCGGCGCCGGCTGCACCTGCGGCAGCGGCGCCCGCACCGGAGCCGGACGCGCCGGCCCGTCCGCGACCTGATGCAACTCACCCTGATGGGTCAGGAGTTGCCGCATGCCCTGCTGACGGCCCGCGTGATCACGGCCGTACGGGGCGATGCTCGTGATCCGCGCCTGCGGCCACGTCTCCCGGATCATCCGCGCACAGTAACCACCCGGCAGCTCACAGGACTCCAGCTCCGTGTGGAGTTCCAGCACCTGCTGCGGCGGCACGTTCATCGCCCGCAGCTCGTGCAGGATCTGCCACTCCGGATGCGGAGTACCCGGCGCCGAACGCCGGATGATCTGCGCCTCGGAACCGTCCGGCGCCCGGTAACGCAGCACCGCCTGATAGCCGGGCCCGACCGTCGGCTGACCCGTCGGCTGCGGATAGCCGTACGCCGGCGGCACGGGCGCCCCGGGCACGGGACCCGGCGCGGGCGGCGGCGTGTGCCCGCCCACCGGCGGCGCCGGAGCGGGCGGAGGCGGCGGAGCCCCCGGACCACCCAGACCCCCCGGACCGGGATGCGCCAGCATCGTCGCCGCGTGCGCCACACCACCCGGAGGCGTACCGCCACCCGGCACACCCGGCGGCGGCGGGGGCGGCGGAGGCGCGCCCGGGCCACCCTGGTTCGGATGCGCCAGCATCGTCGCCGCGTGATGCACCGGCTGCGGCGGCGTCACGGGACCCGGTGCGGCCGGCGCGGGCGGCGGACCGGGCGGACCCGGCTGCGCCGACGGCTGCGGGCCGTCGGGCCCGAGCTGCGACACCAGCTGCGTCGGGATGTACGCGTTGGAGCCCTGCGAAGCACCCGGCACACCCGGGGCCCCCGGCGGCGGAGGCGGCGTCGGACCCCGCCCGGCCTTCGGCGGCAGCGCGGCCTTGCGCGTCGCGGCGTCCGCGATGTCCCCGGCACCCGGCGCCGAGGGCGCGGGCGGCGGAGGCGTACCCGGAACGGCCGGAGCCGGAGCCGGGGCCGGAGCCGGAGCCGGGGCCGGAGCCGGAGCCTGAGCCGGAGAAGGCTGGGGGGCGGGCGCCGGCGGCACCGCACCCGGGGCCGGTGCGGCCGGGTCGAGGCGAGGGGCGATCGCCGTCGGGGGCAGCGCACTGCCCCCCTTCATCAGCGCGGTCGGCGCGTCCGCGCCCACCACCGGCGGCGGGGTGTCCTCGTCGTCCGTCCCCGACAGCGGCGGAGCGAAGACGGTCGCGGGCAGCGGCACCGCCCCGTCCGCACCCCCGGAACTCGCATTGGCGTCCGCCCACGGGCTACTCGGCGCAGGGGCAGGGGCAGGAGCGGGAGCGGGAGCCGGAGCAGGGGTCGCGGGCTTCGCCGGTACGCCGTCCATCGCCGTCGGCTCGTACGCGTCGGCCTGCGGCGCCGGAACACGCTCGGCAGCCGCAACCGGCTCCGTAGCGGCCTCCGAAGAAGACGAAGCAGCAGAAGACGCAGAAGAAGAGGAAGAAGCAGAGGAAGCCGACGAAGCCACCGAAGCCGACGGCGTCACCGCCCCCACCCCGTCCGACGCGTCGTCCACCGACGCCGACGCACCCCCGCTCTCCTGCGAGGCGTGCGACTCCTCCCGCGGCAGACCGATCTTGTCCGCCGCATCCTGCAACCACTCCGGCGGACTCAACAGGAACGACGTCTGGTTCAGATCGATCCGCGCCGCCGGCACCGCCGCCTGCGCCGGAACCTCCTCCGTCGCCCCGTACTCCTCCTCGTACCGCCGGATCACCTCACCCACCGGCAACCCCGGCCACAACGTCGCCTCACCACTGCGCGCGATCACCAGACGCTGACGCCCGCCGTCCGACGTAGGACCACCCTCACGGTCCTCCGCCCACACCACGAACCCCAGCTCGAACTCCCGCACCCGCACCTCACGGTGCTGATACGACGGCAGGTCGCCGTTGATCCACTCCTCGGCGCGCTCCTGCGCCTGCGCGAACGTCACCACAGCCAGCTCACTCCCCCACCGGGACCACGGGAACGGCACGCGCGAAGCCGCCGTCCACCATCAGATTCGCCACCGTCTCCAGCTCCGGCGGATTACCCGCCAGACGCCCGAGGAACGCGTCGAAGTCCGCCCCACAGGGCAGCAACAGCCGCTCCACCCGCTCGTTCACCGTCCAGCCGGCCGCCACCTCGCCGGAATCCCGCGCATCGTCGTACGCGCAGAACCACACCGAACCGACCGCCGCACCCCGCAC
This is a stretch of genomic DNA from Streptomyces sp. R44. It encodes these proteins:
- a CDS encoding SUKH-4 family immunity protein is translated as MVTFAQAQERAEEWINGDLPSYQHREVRVREFELGFVVWAEDREGGPTSDGGRQRLVIARSGEATLWPGLPVGEVIRRYEEEYGATEEVPAQAAVPAARIDLNQTSFLLSPPEWLQDAADKIGLPREESHASQESGGASASVDDASDGVGAVTPSASVASSASSASSSSSASSAASSSSEAATEPVAAAERVPAPQADAYEPTAMDGVPAKPATPAPAPAPAPAPAPAPSSPWADANASSGGADGAVPLPATVFAPPLSGTDDEDTPPPVVGADAPTALMKGGSALPPTAIAPRLDPAAPAPGAVPPAPAPQPSPAQAPAPAPAPAPAPAPAPAVPGTPPPPAPSAPGAGDIADAATRKAALPPKAGRGPTPPPPPGAPGVPGASQGSNAYIPTQLVSQLGPDGPQPSAQPGPPGPPPAPAAPGPVTPPQPVHHAATMLAHPNQGGPGAPPPPPPPPGVPGGGTPPGGVAHAATMLAHPGPGGLGGPGAPPPPPAPAPPVGGHTPPPAPGPVPGAPVPPAYGYPQPTGQPTVGPGYQAVLRYRAPDGSEAQIIRRSAPGTPHPEWQILHELRAMNVPPQQVLELHTELESCELPGGYCARMIRETWPQARITSIAPYGRDHAGRQQGMRQLLTHQGELHQVADGPARPAPVRAPLPQVQPAPPIPPEGIAQELAGAFGPGILRFDQRAVSRQGVPEVVARTLVWAGLPADFGPFFWAQPAIPVVPTLAELAAQRQVPAAPDASSYLVLGSDFGRAVCVQYGTAHIVAVPVEAGPGGQSVPPQFVNTGLPEFTRSMALLGRMWRLRFGLNPEQAGRWTVDFQAQLAMLDPAALSSPENWWSVLLEQMWDGLL